The nucleotide sequence AGCGGGAAAGCCCGAGTTTGCCGTCAATGATCGGCACTGTCTCCGAAGGCCCGATGAATGGCGCTGTCAAGCAGCGCAATTTTTTTTATTTGGCATAATCCAGGGAAACTCCTTCCGGTCCGGTCAACTCGTTTAAAAGGGTTGCCATTCGTGCCCGGTGGGAGCCGGGCCAGTAGATTCGGTCGCACTCCTCGCAGCGGGTAAAGGTATGGTAATATTTTCGGGTCAGCGGTTCAAGGCGGTCAAACACCTCTTCCCTGGCCACCGGCTGAAGCTGGCCGTTGCAGCGCATGCAGCGGCTGAAAGGACGGATCCTGGAGCCCAGGCCGAAGAGTTGCACGACCTCCCGGAGCTGCTCGTCAGGCTGCCGGGCCCGGATCAGATGGCCGAAGACCACGATCTTGTGTTTGAGCAGGCCGCTGTCCCGGGTCAGGAGGATTCGCTCCTCCCGGACCGCCAGTCCGGCAAGGTCCCGGTCTGCCAGGCCTGGATGATAACCGGTGTCGAATCCGGCCATCCGTAACCAGGGGGCCAGCTTGCCCACGTTGACGTCCACCAGGAAGCGGGTCGCGCCAAGCGGCTCGGGTCTCAGTTTCGTGGCCACGCTGAAGTCCACCGGCGGGGTGAGCGGCCGGGCCGCGATTCGATCACCGGGTTCCACAATATGGGCAAAGGAGACCTCCCGGCCATTGACCTCGAGACGGGATATCTCGGCATGGGGAATGCCCAGCGACTCCAGCAGGTCCTTGATCGAGGTCCTGCGCCGGAGCGGAAGACAGAGCCTTTTTTCGGCCCGCAGGCGCCGCTGCCGCAGCAGGAGGTTCAGGTCGCCGTGCAGAAGGAGTTGGATTTCCATCATGCTCACCGGTTCGTCAGCCCCAGGGGGCAGAGGAATTCCCGGCGGATCCGTTCTTTCATCTCGTCTGCCGGCGTTGTGTCTATCTCTCCGGCCAGGGAGGCGAGGCGGGTTGCATGGCCCTGGATCCGTTGCCGGCAGCTCTGGCGGGCCGTGTCGATTTCCCGCCAGTCCCGGTTTTTTATGAAGCTCCGGCAGGCAGGTCTGATCTCAATAAAAAGCTTTTTGCGCAGGCCGTCGAGAAAGGAGGCGTAGAAGCCCAGGGATGCCTCGCGCCGGTTGGCGATGATGTAACCGAGCATTCCCTTGGGATGGGTGTCAGCCAGGATGTCCTTGAGCCCCCGGGCCAGAAGCTCCACCGGTGAGGCCGGAAAGGCGGCGATGATCTTTTTCAGGGTCGCGCCGGGCAGGGGGCCGGGCTGCATCTCGCCGACCTCATGCCGGAGATAGGTCTCCATCTCCTCTTTTACCAGGAGATCGAACCCCTGCCGGAGCCGGGCCGGGTCCAGGGAATTGTCCTGGTCCAGGAACCCGTAATGGCCCAGGGCAAAGAGCAGGCCCTCCCGTCCCGAGGGCCGCATCTCCTGGATCTGGTCCCAGAGATAGAAGCGGAACGGCTCCTGCCGGAAATAGATGGTGTTGTCCCGGGTCATGGCAAAGGGCGCTGACAGTTCCCGGGCCTTTTCCCGGCCGAGGATGACCGCCCGGCAGCCGTTGATCTTTCGTTCCGCCACCCTTTCGGCGATGAAAAAGATCGCCTTCAGCGACCGGCCGTAGCCGGCGCCGTAGACCAGTCCGTGACGCCCCAGGGAGAGGTTTGCCTCTCTGGTGGCAAAGGGGTCGAGCCGGGCGGAATCCACGGGCAGCGCCAGGAACGACTTGTGGCCATGTCCTTCCCATGACCTCTCCTTGGCATCGATCCAGTCGAGCAGTATCCCGGACTCCGGCTCGTCCCAGGGATCGAGTCCGGTTTCCCACTTATAGAGGTTGCGCAGCTTGAGTACCAGGATACAGAGGGAAAAGACCCCGTTGTCCCGGGCATCGGAGATGGCGCAGTTGGTCCGGACTGTCTCAAGCAGGGCTTGCAAAACGCTGGGCTCCTTTTTTTCGTTCCGCGGCTGGTTGACGGGCCGGGCTGAAAATACAATCTCCGGCCGGCCCTGTTTCAGCGGTAATCCTCTTTGCCCGGCAATCCTTGACAGATACGGTGAACTGGGGTAACGATCAGACAGGACCGGGAAGAACAGTGACCGCCGGAGATCGCCTGCCGGTGTGCCGGCGGCCGGTCCGGATGCCGGCTGCTTTTCGATCAGATATTGTACCTTAAAACCAGGGTTCTCCGGTAATAAAAATTCCGCCCCGGCTCCCGGGGCCGGGAAATATTGATGCTGCGTCGCTATCTGGCCACCCTCCTCGATAAACTGAGATCCAGGGAAGAGCTTGTCCTGATGGTCCTGGCGGTGATCGTCGGGGCCGGTACCGGACTGGCCGCGGTGATTTTCATCCGGTTGATTTCCTTTATCAACTGGTTCGCCTATGGAGAACTGGGTGCCTTCTTTCCCCAGTGGGGCCGGATCTGGTTCATTGTCATTCCGGTGATCGGGGCCCTGGCCGGCGGCCCGATCATTGCCTATTTTGCCACTGAAGCCAAAGGGCACGGCGTGCCCGAGGTGATGCAGGCCCTGATTCAATGCGGCGGCCGGATTCGTCCCCGGGTGGCGCTGGCCAAGATCGTTGCCTCGGCCCTCTGTATCGGTACCGGCGGCTCGGCCGGCCGGGAAGGGCCGGTGGTTCAGGTCGGATCCACCCTGGGATCCTCTGTGGGGCAGTGGTTGCGCCTCTCCGACGAACGGATCAAGAACCTGGTGGCCTGCGGCGCGGCGGCCGGCATTGCCGCCACCTTTAACGCCCCCATTGCCGGGGTACTCTTTGCCACCGAGATCCTGATGAGTGAATTTCAGGTCACGGTCTTCGGCAATGTGATGCTCGCCTCGGTTTCCGCCTCCATTGTCAGCCAGGTCTTTCTCGGCGCCCGGCCGGCCTTTGAAATCCCCACCTATGTCCTGCATTCGCCCTGGGAGATCCTCCTCTACGTGCTGTTGGGGCTCCTGGCCGCCCTGGTGGGGGTCGGCTTTATCCGGCTCCTTGACAGCATGGAGACCATGTTCGATTCCTGGCGGTTCCCCGCCTATGCCAAGCCGGCGGTCGGCGGCCTGTTGCTGGGGCTGCTCGCCTATGTTTATCCCCATGTCACCAGCCTGGTGTCGGTCTATGGCTCGGAAACCCGGCTGGGTCTGCCCCTGATCGACAACATTCCCCATATCTATGGATCCGGCTTTGCCTTTCTCGACCATGTCCTGCAGGGCAGCGCCCCCTTCTGGCTGCTGGTGATTCTTATATTCTTAAAGCCGCTGGCCACGGCTTTTACCCTGGGCTCGGGCAACTCCGGCGGTGTCTTTGCCCCTTCCCTGTTCACCGGCGCCGTGCTCGGCGGCGCCTTCGGCCATGTCTGCCAGGAGTTTTTCCCGGCCATGGGGATCGAGGTGGGGGCCTATGCCCTGGTGGGAATGGCAGCGGTGTTTGCCGCCGCGGCCCGGGCGCCGCTCACCTCCATCCTTATTGTTTTTGAGATGAGTAACGACTATCGCCTGATCCTCCCCCTGATGGCCGCCAGCATGGTGGCCTCCTCGGTTGCCCAGTGGCTGCAGCCGGAATCGATCTATACCATCAAGCTGGCCAAGCGGGGGATCCGTTTCGGCCTGGGCCGGGACCTGGACGTGATGCAGGGGGTCCGGGTGGAGGAGATGATGAACAGGAACCCGGTGACCGTGGAAAAGGACCAGAGCGTGGCCGAGCTGTTCGCCATGTTCCAGGAGACCAATCTGCGCGGTTTTCCGGTTACGGCGGGCGATGAACTGTACGGGATCGTGACCCTCCAGGACATGGAGCGGACCATTGCAAAAATGGAGCACACCCTGCACCGGAAGGACGTGTCGCTCAAGGACCTGCGGGTCTGGGACGTGGCCACCCCTGATCCGATAACCGTGTTTCCCGACCAGCCGATCTGGGCGGCGATCCGCAAAATGTCGCCCCGGGACCTGGAACGCCTGCCAGTGGTCTCCCGGGACAATCCGCGCAGGCTGCTGGGCCTGATCAGCCGCAGTGACATCCTCCGGGCCTATGATGTCGGTCTGATGCGGAAACGCCGGGACCCGGCGATCCGGGAACAGATGGCCCTGCGGCGGATTGCCGATGTGGAACTGGTGGAGGTGACCGTGGCCGAAGGAGACCCGGGCCAGGACCTGACCCTGGCCGAGATACCCCTGCCGGCCGGGGCCAACCTGGTCACCATTCAACGGGATGACGCGGTGCTGGTGCCGACCCGGGACACCAAGATCATGGCCGGCGACCATCTTTCCATTTTCTGCCGGCCCGATCTTGTCGATCAGGTCCGGGGGCTGTTTACCAACAATTATCGAGATGAAAAGAAATGAAAGAGGAACAGCAACGATTCATGGCCGCGGCCCTGGCCGAGGCCGAACAGGCCCTGCTGGCCGGTGAATTTCCAGTGGGCTGCGTCCTGGCCCGGGACGGGGTGATCCTGGCCCGGGGCCGCCGGATCAACAGCACCCCGGCAACGGTGAACGAACTGGACCATGCCGAGATCGTGGCCCTGCGGAAACTGGCAGTAAAATATCCTGGAATGGATCTGGCCGGTGTTACCGCTTATTCCACCATGGAGCCCTGCCTGATGTGCTATGCGGCCCTGATTTTAAACGGGGTCAGGACCATTGTCTATGCCTACGAAGACGTGCTGGGCGGCGGCACTGGTCTCGATCCGGCGGGCCTTGGCCCGTTGTACCGGGAGATGGCGGTGACCCTGGTGCCGGGGGTGTTGCGCCACGAGAGTCTGAGCTTGTTTAAACGTTTTTTCGCCTCTCCGGACAACGCCTACCGGCAGAAGAGTCCCCTGGCCGGATACACCCTGGCCCTGGGGGAAAAGGAAGCGCATCAACAATGAGTACCCCCCAGGCAAAGACCGTGGGATTCAAGCCCGGTGAACGGAATGTCTTTTTTCATCTGCTCACCGGTTGCAACCTTTCCTGCAAGCATTGTTATATCAATCCGGACCGGCATGGCCGCGTCCCGGTTGCCAGAGAAAGGCTGGGCGCCTGGCTTGGGCTCTTTGCCGCGCCGGAAAAGGAGACCAACCTCATCCTGCTCGGCGGCGAGCCCACCCTGCATCCTGACCTCGCCTGGGGGATTGAAGAGGCCAAACGACTGGGATACACCTCGGTGACCGTGGATACCAACGGTTTTCTCTTTCACGACCTTCTGGATCATACCAGCCCCGAGGTGCTGGATTTCCTGAGCTTCAGCCTGGACGGACCCACCCCGGAGGTCAATGATTCGATCCGGGGAAAGGGGGTTTTTGCCCGCTGCACCGAGAATCTGAAAAAGGCGGTGGCCCGGGGATTCAACGTCAGCGTGATCTATACGGTGAGCAGCCGCAACATTGATCAGCTGCGGAAAATGCCCGGTCTGCTGGCCCGCTGGGGGGTCAAACGCTTCTTTATCCAGGTGATCGGCATTCGCGGCAAGACCGCCCGGGACCAGCCCGGGGGCTGGCAGCTGAGCCCGGAGCAATGGCTGGCCGTGGTGCCGCCGGTGGCCAGGGCCGCGGCCGGGCTGGGGCTTACGGTCATCTTTCCCAAGGTGTTTCTCGACAAGGATGAGATCTTTCAGTGCGCCGGCCGGGTGGCGGAGAATTTCTTTATCTTTCCCAACGGCCGGGTCTACATCTGCCCCCTGTGCGAGGATTATCCGCTCAACGCCTTCCGGATCGAGCAGAACCGGCTGCTGGTTAATCCGGGACTCACCGAGCAGCGGCTCTTTACCCTGGACATTGTTGAGGGCTGCGTGATGAACAAGCTCCTGCAGCCGGACAACCTGAGCTATGACCGGGACGGCCGCCCTGTTTACCGAATATCATGTTGCCTGCTCAAGCAGGAGATGAGAATGCCCGGATGACCAGGATGCCGGCCTCGTAGAGCCCGGCCAGGGGAAAGGCCAGCAGAAGCGTGGCCATGAGGTCGCCGGCACTGAGGAGAAGGGCCAGGGCCAGCAGACCGGGATAATAATACTTGCGCTGCTCGCGGAAGTATGCCGGGGCCACCAGGCCGGTCTTGCTCGCCACCACCATCAGAAAGGGAATCTCGAAGGCCAGGCCGAAGGCCAGGCTGGTACGGGCGACAAAGGTCAGGTAGCCGCCCATTTTGGGGAGCGGTTCAAGGTTTTCGTTGGCAAATCCCAGGAAAAAGGAGAGCATCTTGGGAAGCACCACGAAATAGGCAAAGGCGGCCCCCCCGGCAAACAGGAGGCTGGCCCAGAAAATGACCAGGAACATGACCCTTTTTTCCCGGCCGGTCAGGCCCGGGGCCACGAACATCCAGGTCTCGTAAAGCAGCACTGGAAAACTGAAAATAATCCCCACCAGTACGGACAGTTTCAGGTAGGCGATAAAGGCCTCGGTGAGGTTGGTATAGATGAGCGAGACTGCTTCCGGCCGGCTGACAAAGAGCGGGGCCATGAAAAAACGGCTGATCGGCTCGGAAAAGATATAGGCGACAATGCTGCCAACGAGTATCGCCAGGCAGACAACGGAAACCCGGTGCCGCAGTTCCCTGAGGTGGCTCTGGAGTAAGGTGGGCTCCGCGGTCATGCCGAATCGCTGTCTTTACCGGTCCCTGCCGGCCGCTCATCTTCCGGGGCATGGGGGGGCGTCCCGCTCTCCGGTTCCCGGACAGTCCGGCCGGCGGTCTCCGTGCCCTCCGCCGGTTCGGCCCCCTCTGCTGTCGCCGCTGGTTTGGCCCCCTCTGCTGTCGCCGCCGGTTCCGCCCCCTCCGCTGTCTTTCCTGCAACGGCCGGCTGTTCAAACAGCTCCGCATACTCGGCGGCTTCCGCGCTCAAAACGCTGGGCGGGAGACCCTTGTAGGCCTGTTCCAGTTTGTCGTTGTTCTCGGTGATCTCGTCCCAGGCGGATTTGTCCTCGTCATCCTCGCGCAGTTGTTCCTTAAGGGTGTTGGCCGCCTTTTTCAACTCAAGAACGCCCTTGGCCAGAGACTTGGCCAGTTCGGGAAGCTTGTCCGGGCCGACCACGACCAGGGCAACCGCCATGATCAGGATTAATTCGGGGAGTCCGATTCCAAACATGATGATCTCGTAAGAAGTACTGAGGTTTCAATTGCCGGAAAGTGAAATCAACAAGGTGGTACAAGAACCGCCGGCCGCTCCGGTTTGCCGGGGCGAGCGCCCGCGTGTTCATGTCCGGGAACGGCGCTGGACCGGCAATATCGCCGTGGGGAGCGGCCCCGCGACGTATCGCGGCAATGTACGGTATTTGTCCGGGGGTGTCAAGACGCGGCTGAGATAATGGCCAGCAGCCGGCTTGATTGACTTTTGCAGGGTCTTTTACTATTATTGCTCTTTTTGTATTACGATGGTAGGGTGTCTGCCGCGCGGGAATGGGGTCTCCTTTACCTGTTTACAGTCGCGTCAAAAACCTGGGCCCCGGGACCAGGTCAGTGACAGTCGGCTCAGCCGATAACTTATATCGCTATGAAAAATAATCAGTTTTTTGCAGGAGAAGACAATGGCCAACGTGGTTGTGGTTGGGACCCAGTGGGGTGACGAGGGGAAAGGCAAGATCGTTGATCTGCTCACCCGCTATGCCGACTGTATCGTCCGTTTCCAGGGCGGCAACAATGCCGGCCACACCCTGGTGGTCGAGGGGAAACAGTTCATTTTTCATATCATCCCTTCCGGGATCCTGTATGAAGACAAGAGATGCATGATCGGCAATGGGGTGGTTATCGACCCCGGGGTCCTGTTGCAGGAGATGGATAAACTGGCGGGCAACGGCCTTGCCGTGAACCCGGAGCGGCTGTTGATCAGCGAGAACGCCCACCTGATCATGCCCTATCATAAATCCCTGGATCATGCCCAGGAGGCCAGCAAACAGAGCGACAAGAAGATCGGTACCACCGGTCGCGGCATCGGACCCTGTTACGGGGACAAGATCCTGCGCAAGGGGATCAAGTTCGGCGATATCCTGGATGACGGTCTGTTCCGGGACAAGCTCAAGGAGAACGTGGAAGAGAAGAACTTCATGCTCACCCGGCGGTTCAATGCCGAGCCGGTCTCCTTTGACGAGATTCACGGCCGGTTCCAGCAGTATGCGGACAGGCTTTCCTCCTATATCGGCAACGTCTCCCTGGAGCTTGATACGGCCCGCAAGGCCGGCAAACATATCCTCTTTGAGGGAGCCCAGGGCACCCAGCTCGATA is from Desulfobacterales bacterium and encodes:
- a CDS encoding Mut7-C ubiquitin/RNAse domain-containing protein → MMEIQLLLHGDLNLLLRQRRLRAEKRLCLPLRRRTSIKDLLESLGIPHAEISRLEVNGREVSFAHIVEPGDRIAARPLTPPVDFSVATKLRPEPLGATRFLVDVNVGKLAPWLRMAGFDTGYHPGLADRDLAGLAVREERILLTRDSGLLKHKIVVFGHLIRARQPDEQLREVVQLFGLGSRIRPFSRCMRCNGQLQPVAREEVFDRLEPLTRKYYHTFTRCEECDRIYWPGSHRARMATLLNELTGPEGVSLDYAK
- a CDS encoding chloride channel protein, translating into MLRRYLATLLDKLRSREELVLMVLAVIVGAGTGLAAVIFIRLISFINWFAYGELGAFFPQWGRIWFIVIPVIGALAGGPIIAYFATEAKGHGVPEVMQALIQCGGRIRPRVALAKIVASALCIGTGGSAGREGPVVQVGSTLGSSVGQWLRLSDERIKNLVACGAAAGIAATFNAPIAGVLFATEILMSEFQVTVFGNVMLASVSASIVSQVFLGARPAFEIPTYVLHSPWEILLYVLLGLLAALVGVGFIRLLDSMETMFDSWRFPAYAKPAVGGLLLGLLAYVYPHVTSLVSVYGSETRLGLPLIDNIPHIYGSGFAFLDHVLQGSAPFWLLVILIFLKPLATAFTLGSGNSGGVFAPSLFTGAVLGGAFGHVCQEFFPAMGIEVGAYALVGMAAVFAAAARAPLTSILIVFEMSNDYRLILPLMAASMVASSVAQWLQPESIYTIKLAKRGIRFGLGRDLDVMQGVRVEEMMNRNPVTVEKDQSVAELFAMFQETNLRGFPVTAGDELYGIVTLQDMERTIAKMEHTLHRKDVSLKDLRVWDVATPDPITVFPDQPIWAAIRKMSPRDLERLPVVSRDNPRRLLGLISRSDILRAYDVGLMRKRRDPAIREQMALRRIADVELVEVTVAEGDPGQDLTLAEIPLPAGANLVTIQRDDAVLVPTRDTKIMAGDHLSIFCRPDLVDQVRGLFTNNYRDEKK
- a CDS encoding nucleoside deaminase; translation: MKEEQQRFMAAALAEAEQALLAGEFPVGCVLARDGVILARGRRINSTPATVNELDHAEIVALRKLAVKYPGMDLAGVTAYSTMEPCLMCYAALILNGVRTIVYAYEDVLGGGTGLDPAGLGPLYREMAVTLVPGVLRHESLSLFKRFFASPDNAYRQKSPLAGYTLALGEKEAHQQ
- a CDS encoding radical SAM protein, whose protein sequence is MSTPQAKTVGFKPGERNVFFHLLTGCNLSCKHCYINPDRHGRVPVARERLGAWLGLFAAPEKETNLILLGGEPTLHPDLAWGIEEAKRLGYTSVTVDTNGFLFHDLLDHTSPEVLDFLSFSLDGPTPEVNDSIRGKGVFARCTENLKKAVARGFNVSVIYTVSSRNIDQLRKMPGLLARWGVKRFFIQVIGIRGKTARDQPGGWQLSPEQWLAVVPPVARAAAGLGLTVIFPKVFLDKDEIFQCAGRVAENFFIFPNGRVYICPLCEDYPLNAFRIEQNRLLVNPGLTEQRLFTLDIVEGCVMNKLLQPDNLSYDRDGRPVYRISCCLLKQEMRMPG
- the tatC gene encoding twin-arginine translocase subunit TatC, which produces MTAEPTLLQSHLRELRHRVSVVCLAILVGSIVAYIFSEPISRFFMAPLFVSRPEAVSLIYTNLTEAFIAYLKLSVLVGIIFSFPVLLYETWMFVAPGLTGREKRVMFLVIFWASLLFAGGAAFAYFVVLPKMLSFFLGFANENLEPLPKMGGYLTFVARTSLAFGLAFEIPFLMVVASKTGLVAPAYFREQRKYYYPGLLALALLLSAGDLMATLLLAFPLAGLYEAGILVIRAFSSPA
- a CDS encoding twin-arginine translocase TatA/TatE family subunit — translated: MFGIGLPELILIMAVALVVVGPDKLPELAKSLAKGVLELKKAANTLKEQLREDDEDKSAWDEITENNDKLEQAYKGLPPSVLSAEAAEYAELFEQPAVAGKTAEGAEPAATAEGAKPAATAEGAEPAEGTETAGRTVREPESGTPPHAPEDERPAGTGKDSDSA
- a CDS encoding adenylosuccinate synthase, encoding MANVVVVGTQWGDEGKGKIVDLLTRYADCIVRFQGGNNAGHTLVVEGKQFIFHIIPSGILYEDKRCMIGNGVVIDPGVLLQEMDKLAGNGLAVNPERLLISENAHLIMPYHKSLDHAQEASKQSDKKIGTTGRGIGPCYGDKILRKGIKFGDILDDGLFRDKLKENVEEKNFMLTRRFNAEPVSFDEIHGRFQQYADRLSSYIGNVSLELDTARKAGKHILFEGAQGTQLDIDHGTYPFVTSSNTVAGNACIGSGFGPAHIDAVIGILKAYTTRVGSGPFPSELFDAVGDGLQQKGGEFGATTGRRRRCGWLDTVVANDAVRLNGVTGLALTKLDVLSGQPRLKIATSYQDGGKTYQTMPGNILAAQRVRPVYEEMAGWQEEIGAVREFEELPMAARDYIRRIEDITGVRAMIVSVGPDRAETMLLSNPFTA